A stretch of Spirosoma oryzicola DNA encodes these proteins:
- a CDS encoding TMF family protein: MKRNLFFFVISPFMVVSWGYAQTNYVSTSPSSATPGSDNTLVGVGAGNLNMSGASNLFIGRGTGIQNMAGTQNAFLGASSGAKNTSGQKNSFLGYSSGLNNTTGNNNTFLGSEAGYSNSVGYNNVFTGQRTGYFNSQGNNNAFVGSGAGYSNTVGNDNTFLGADAGSGNITGSGNTFLGSLSGSTNGDASSNTFVGANAGINNTGTGNTFLGFGAGRNNQSGGYNVFLGLLAGSNNTTGLGNLFLGQQAGINNTSGNYNLFMGNSSGSNTSTGGGNTAIGDGSALHNTTGQRNTAIGQYAGLNNQTGTDNVFIGFGAKAGNNNPTNLVNATAIGANAVVSASNSMVLGNNVNVGIGTSTPSAKLEITQGTAGNSGLRFTNLTRSSQAAYVGQTKFLTVNDQGDVVLGSTTSSPLREGAEGAGSWKSEGDNLVNTNAGGVVIGPGVSNTPAGYRLYVADGVLTEKVKVAVKSTNDWSDRVFERGYRLRGLKEVEAFINREKHLPGVPSAEEVVKEGVDVGQMQAKLLEKVEELTLYVIELKKQNDALKQKSSRLENRINRMQTKTRK, translated from the coding sequence ATGAAAAGAAATTTATTTTTCTTTGTTATCTCACCGTTCATGGTAGTTTCTTGGGGGTATGCTCAAACAAACTATGTATCAACGAGCCCATCATCTGCCACTCCAGGTTCTGACAACACACTAGTGGGTGTTGGGGCGGGCAATCTAAATATGAGTGGAGCCAGTAATCTTTTTATTGGTCGTGGTACTGGCATTCAAAATATGGCAGGAACGCAAAACGCGTTTCTAGGTGCATCATCTGGAGCAAAAAATACGTCTGGTCAGAAAAACTCATTTCTAGGGTATAGCTCAGGTCTTAATAATACCACAGGTAACAACAATACATTTTTGGGTAGCGAAGCCGGATATTCGAATAGCGTAGGATATAACAATGTATTCACAGGGCAACGAACAGGCTATTTTAACTCACAAGGTAATAATAACGCTTTTGTCGGATCAGGTGCGGGATATTCGAACACGGTTGGCAATGACAATACGTTTTTGGGTGCAGATGCTGGAAGCGGTAACATCACTGGCAGTGGAAATACATTTTTGGGATCGTTATCTGGTTCTACGAATGGGGATGCCTCTTCGAACACATTTGTAGGAGCAAATGCCGGTATTAATAATACGGGTACGGGCAATACCTTCCTGGGCTTTGGTGCCGGACGCAACAACCAGTCGGGGGGCTACAACGTGTTTCTGGGTCTCTTGGCGGGGTCCAACAACACCACGGGGCTAGGCAACCTGTTCCTGGGACAGCAGGCTGGTATCAACAACACCAGCGGCAACTACAACCTGTTCATGGGCAACAGCTCGGGCAGCAACACCTCAACCGGTGGGGGCAATACGGCCATCGGCGACGGGTCGGCCCTGCACAACACCACGGGTCAGCGCAACACGGCCATCGGCCAGTATGCGGGGCTCAACAACCAGACGGGTACTGACAACGTCTTCATCGGCTTCGGCGCTAAGGCGGGCAACAACAACCCCACCAACTTGGTCAACGCGACCGCTATCGGGGCAAACGCGGTTGTCAGTGCGAGCAACAGCATGGTGTTAGGCAACAATGTAAACGTTGGCATCGGCACATCAACACCCAGCGCCAAGCTGGAGATCACTCAGGGCACTGCGGGCAACAGCGGGTTGCGCTTTACTAACCTGACTCGTTCCAGCCAAGCTGCTTACGTAGGCCAGACCAAGTTTCTAACCGTCAATGACCAGGGCGACGTAGTGCTTGGCAGCACTACCAGTAGCCCGTTGCGGGAGGGGGCGGAAGGCGCTGGCTCTTGGAAGTCGGAAGGTGACAATCTGGTGAACACCAATGCTGGTGGTGTAGTCATTGGGCCCGGCGTGAGCAATACACCCGCTGGCTACCGGTTGTATGTGGCCGATGGCGTGTTGACGGAGAAAGTGAAGGTAGCGGTGAAGAGCACTAACGACTGGTCGGACCGGGTGTTCGAGAGGGGTTACAGGTTGCGTGGTTTGAAAGAGGTTGAGGCCTTCATCAACCGGGAGAAGCACTTGCCAGGTGTTCCGTCTGCCGAGGAGGTGGTCAAGGAAGGAGTGGACGTGGGTCAGATGCAGGCCAAGCTTCTTGAGAAAGTGGAAGAGTTGACTTTGTACGTTATTGAGTTGAAAAAGCAAAATGACGCGTTGAAACAGAAAAGCAGCCGACTGGAAAACCGTATCAATAGAATGCAAACCAAGACTCGTAAATAA
- a CDS encoding T9SS type A sorting domain-containing protein, protein MKLLTIVVSCGLALNSFAQVPPKNLRIQLSYERGGKYTQQAVETIEATNTVGTASVVDYKAGRSVILLAGFEAKTGSTFTADIRPVSVEGDVALKLDAYPSPFEHSTRIEYYLPADGNVNLWVIDAQGKVVGQLVKDESQSAGKHHVEWKPSNLDAGVYIPIVEANQQKATNRIIKK, encoded by the coding sequence ATGAAATTACTAACCATAGTAGTAAGTTGCGGTCTGGCATTGAATAGCTTCGCGCAGGTCCCTCCTAAAAATCTTCGTATTCAGCTTAGTTATGAACGGGGTGGAAAATATACACAGCAGGCAGTCGAAACGATTGAAGCCACAAACACTGTAGGAACAGCTAGCGTGGTTGATTATAAGGCGGGGCGATCTGTTATATTGCTAGCAGGATTTGAAGCGAAGACCGGCAGTACATTTACTGCCGATATCCGACCCGTAAGCGTTGAAGGGGATGTTGCGTTAAAGTTAGATGCTTACCCCAGCCCTTTTGAGCATTCTACACGGATTGAATATTATCTACCAGCCGACGGTAACGTGAATCTATGGGTTATAGACGCTCAGGGTAAAGTTGTTGGTCAACTAGTGAAAGATGAGAGCCAATCAGCGGGCAAACATCATGTAGAATGGAAACCGTCTAACTTAGATGCTGGCGTATACATTCCTATCGTAGAAGCCAATCAGCAAAAGGCAACAAATCGCATTATAAAAAAATAG
- a CDS encoding capsule assembly Wzi family protein gives MLNCLKSGSLLLGVYVIASSLQAQSIHLPNRYTAEVGTYFSSSTQTPFWLRANQYGVVPNQSPVVTYRAGIYSDYDTSRYDTERKRSKKYDFAYGLNVIVNTPQSQLPYERNVLLPEAYIKVRRGIFEAYIGRQREKFGLADSTLSTGSYAWSGNAMPVPKIQIAIPVFTPIGFTKGWVSVQGTFAHGYLDGKGYIQNTMLHQKSLYLRFGRERDVIRVYAGINHQAVWGGRATDTTGIPGTIPAGGKLPSGLTNYFYVVSTLNSGRTDTQQYTFFDLTNRVGNHLGSVDIATEIDLVRHTLYLYRQNIYEDGSLFYLINIADGLNGIRIRRNDPGAIVRDILFEFLNTTSQGGPEFVIDDPDRRGKDDYFNHQQYRDGWAYRKHTIGTPFIAPALGPQDQYPYGTFTANNRVYVFHTGIAGSLPIRGSAFEGPISYQLKLSYSRNLGTYDYPFRSIRDQFSGLASFIAPVAILGGIQLTGSIAVDAGTFYQNSVGGYISLKKNWLTR, from the coding sequence ATGCTTAATTGCTTAAAGTCAGGTTCTCTACTACTTGGTGTTTACGTCATTGCTTCTTCTTTGCAAGCACAGTCAATTCATTTGCCTAATCGGTACACCGCTGAAGTTGGAACCTATTTTTCTTCCTCTACCCAAACACCATTTTGGCTAAGAGCTAATCAATACGGGGTTGTTCCGAATCAGTCGCCTGTAGTGACATATCGAGCTGGAATTTACAGCGATTATGACACCAGCCGTTACGACACTGAGCGTAAACGTAGTAAAAAATATGATTTTGCTTATGGTCTAAACGTCATTGTAAACACTCCGCAGAGCCAATTGCCTTACGAGCGAAACGTGTTACTGCCAGAAGCGTATATTAAAGTAAGGCGGGGAATTTTTGAAGCGTATATCGGGCGGCAGCGCGAAAAATTCGGCTTAGCCGACTCTACTTTATCGACAGGGTCGTATGCTTGGTCGGGTAATGCGATGCCTGTCCCTAAGATACAAATAGCTATTCCCGTTTTTACGCCCATTGGCTTTACAAAAGGATGGGTGTCCGTCCAGGGAACGTTTGCGCATGGTTACTTAGATGGTAAAGGGTATATCCAAAACACAATGCTACATCAAAAATCATTGTATCTACGTTTTGGGCGAGAGCGCGATGTGATACGGGTGTATGCAGGAATTAACCACCAAGCTGTTTGGGGTGGGCGTGCAACCGATACAACAGGTATACCGGGCACGATTCCTGCTGGCGGAAAATTGCCAAGTGGTCTGACGAATTACTTCTATGTGGTTAGCACATTAAATTCAGGCCGTACTGATACACAGCAATATACGTTCTTCGACTTGACAAACCGAGTGGGAAACCATCTTGGCTCCGTAGATATAGCTACTGAGATAGATCTGGTTCGTCATACACTTTACCTATATCGGCAGAACATATATGAAGATGGGTCACTATTCTACTTAATCAACATTGCTGACGGCCTGAATGGGATACGAATTCGACGTAATGATCCAGGAGCTATAGTTCGGGACATTTTATTTGAGTTCTTGAATACGACAAGTCAGGGTGGCCCTGAGTTCGTCATTGACGATCCTGATCGAAGAGGTAAAGATGATTACTTTAATCATCAGCAATACCGAGATGGTTGGGCTTACCGCAAACACACAATCGGCACGCCATTTATCGCACCCGCGCTTGGACCGCAAGATCAATATCCGTACGGCACATTCACAGCAAATAATCGAGTCTATGTTTTCCATACAGGAATCGCTGGAAGTTTACCAATTAGGGGAAGTGCATTTGAAGGACCCATATCGTACCAATTAAAGTTATCTTACAGCCGCAATTTAGGTACATACGATTATCCGTTTCGCTCGATTCGTGACCAATTTTCTGGTCTTGCTAGTTTCATTGCTCCAGTAGCAATTTTAGGTGGCATCCAACTTACTGGAAGTATTGCCGTTGATGCCGGAACGTTTTATCAAAACAGCGTAGGGGGGTATATTAGTTTAAAGAAAAATTGGTTAACGCGATAA
- a CDS encoding sugar transferase, whose translation MRHRYSILLFPLHIIVDFLSLNVAFVGAYGIKFGTISPVFEPPYVTLWWVFNLIWLAEILVSKPYIFPRQLFKADHLIKKMLILMAVHVAIIAIYWVAVKGYYYSRGHIAITYGLFATLGIAFRIGGLLFLKEYRSRGYNNRRYIIVGYGKLATTIRGFYEAHPEMGFHFKGYFDDPTPETADQLKGNYDQLVDYVRVNQIDCVYCCMPYIDNSRLKGIVDDAEAVDYQVKLLVDFRGFLARGASVEYHDFLPVLNLSSQMLADFQVNTLKRGFDIAFSLGVIVLGAPFFLLVALITRVTSKGPVFYAQERIGRGGKPFLIYKFRSMYVNAEQGGPVLSAGYRDSRITPWGWFMRQTRLDELPQFYNVLRGDMSVVGPRPERQFFIDQIIEVAPEYKTLLKVKPGITSIGQIKFGYAANIEEMVQRLRYDLLYPERRSFLFDMWIIAQTVRVMMQGRGK comes from the coding sequence ATGAGGCATCGCTATTCCATATTACTCTTTCCGCTCCACATTATTGTTGATTTTTTGAGTCTTAATGTAGCCTTTGTTGGAGCATACGGAATAAAGTTTGGAACGATATCTCCTGTTTTTGAACCACCCTATGTGACGTTATGGTGGGTTTTTAATCTGATCTGGTTAGCTGAAATTCTGGTATCCAAGCCTTACATATTTCCCCGGCAACTATTCAAAGCGGATCATTTAATCAAAAAAATGCTTATTTTGATGGCTGTACACGTGGCCATCATTGCAATATATTGGGTAGCTGTTAAAGGTTATTACTACTCGCGCGGACATATTGCGATCACATATGGATTGTTTGCTACTCTGGGTATTGCTTTTCGAATAGGAGGGTTACTATTTTTGAAGGAATACAGATCCAGAGGGTATAATAATAGGCGGTATATTATTGTAGGATATGGAAAGCTAGCAACTACAATCCGAGGTTTTTATGAGGCTCATCCCGAAATGGGATTTCATTTTAAAGGTTATTTCGATGATCCTACTCCCGAAACTGCGGATCAATTGAAAGGTAATTACGATCAACTGGTTGATTATGTTCGTGTTAATCAGATTGACTGTGTATACTGCTGTATGCCCTATATTGACAATAGTCGTCTGAAAGGAATTGTAGATGATGCGGAAGCTGTTGATTATCAGGTTAAATTACTGGTCGATTTCCGAGGATTCCTAGCTCGTGGCGCGTCGGTTGAATACCATGATTTCCTGCCTGTGCTAAATCTGTCCTCGCAAATGTTGGCTGACTTCCAAGTTAATACACTTAAGCGAGGATTCGATATTGCTTTTTCGTTAGGAGTCATCGTACTTGGGGCTCCCTTCTTTCTTTTAGTAGCGTTAATTACGCGAGTAACGTCAAAAGGACCCGTCTTTTATGCTCAGGAACGTATTGGACGAGGTGGTAAGCCCTTCTTGATTTATAAGTTTCGGAGTATGTATGTCAATGCGGAGCAGGGCGGTCCCGTGTTGTCAGCAGGGTACCGAGATAGCCGAATCACTCCTTGGGGATGGTTTATGCGCCAGACTCGCTTAGATGAATTACCTCAGTTCTATAATGTTTTACGAGGAGATATGTCTGTTGTTGGCCCTCGCCCCGAACGTCAGTTTTTTATTGACCAAATCATCGAGGTTGCTCCAGAATATAAAACTTTACTCAAAGTCAAACCAGGTATCACGTCGATTGGCCAAATTAAATTTGGTTATGCGGCTAATATTGAAGAAATGGTACAGCGGTTGCGATACGACTTGTTGTATCCTGAACGCCGGTCTTTTTTGTTTGATATGTGGATTATCGCCCAAACAGTCCGGGTAATGATGCAGGGCCGTGGAAAATGA
- a CDS encoding capsule assembly Wzi family protein yields the protein MRFVLCCFCCLWLLLFPVSASYSQRINQYDVEAGGMISSNHTPFWLRANQYGTVPLQTPLLRLNVSLRADYLSVDSTGHRPKADWGYGLNVVSNAGQTSQLLLAEAYIKGRVGAFELYAGRRKEIIGLVDTLLTTGAYAWSGNALPIPKIQIGLPAFTSIPFTKGVVSVLGAWSHGWFENSDRLIKGSYLHQKYLYLRLGKPSWKIRLYGGFNHQVIWAGQADPGVLPPNIAVNGKLPSNIRYYPNVVLGTQGNDFINDGNLTSFEDNRIGNHLGSVDIAADVDLANWNVYAYRQFLYDDGSLFYGTNLQDGLNGIRIKNMNQPTGSAFFLRQFTFEYLFTGSQGGAEFVIDDPERRGRDNYFNHSQFVDGWTYFGRTIGTPFLTSRAEVNPNLTRFSPAIANNRVSAFHVGLSALIVDKIDLTTRLSYSINAGTYDIPFISLPRQFSGLISLAVPIGILGGSTINASVAADVGELLPRSVGAYLGIRKVGFLGRKPANKKLSSGADKRSDFQKANHRW from the coding sequence ATGAGATTTGTCCTTTGCTGCTTTTGTTGTCTATGGCTGTTGCTTTTCCCTGTATCTGCCTCTTATAGCCAACGCATTAACCAATATGATGTAGAAGCAGGAGGAATGATTTCTTCTAATCATACTCCATTCTGGTTAAGAGCGAATCAATATGGTACAGTCCCTTTACAAACGCCCTTGCTCCGCCTGAATGTAAGTCTCCGCGCCGATTACTTATCCGTGGACAGTACGGGGCATCGGCCAAAAGCTGATTGGGGATACGGCCTGAATGTAGTATCGAACGCAGGTCAAACGAGTCAATTACTTTTGGCCGAAGCATATATTAAGGGGAGGGTAGGCGCTTTTGAGCTTTATGCGGGTCGCCGGAAAGAAATTATTGGGTTAGTTGATACGCTGCTAACCACCGGAGCTTATGCTTGGTCAGGAAATGCGCTTCCCATACCCAAAATTCAGATCGGTTTACCTGCATTCACATCAATCCCGTTCACAAAAGGTGTCGTATCTGTGCTGGGCGCTTGGTCGCACGGATGGTTCGAAAACTCAGATCGTTTAATAAAGGGCTCTTACTTACATCAAAAATATCTGTATCTACGATTAGGAAAGCCATCCTGGAAGATTCGTTTATACGGAGGTTTCAATCACCAAGTCATTTGGGCCGGGCAAGCAGATCCTGGCGTCTTACCACCAAATATTGCTGTCAATGGGAAGTTACCATCCAATATTCGCTATTATCCAAATGTAGTTCTTGGAACACAGGGAAACGATTTTATCAATGATGGTAATCTTACATCCTTTGAAGATAACCGAATCGGTAACCATTTGGGCTCTGTCGACATAGCCGCTGATGTTGATCTGGCTAACTGGAATGTGTATGCTTATCGGCAATTCTTATACGACGATGGCTCTCTGTTTTACGGCACCAACTTGCAGGATGGGTTAAACGGTATTCGTATTAAGAACATGAATCAGCCAACTGGGTCTGCCTTTTTTCTCCGGCAGTTTACGTTCGAGTATCTTTTTACTGGTAGCCAGGGGGGGGCAGAATTTGTTATTGATGACCCGGAGCGTAGAGGTCGAGATAATTATTTTAACCATAGCCAGTTTGTAGATGGATGGACGTACTTCGGACGTACAATAGGAACCCCCTTTCTAACATCAAGAGCTGAAGTCAACCCGAATTTGACTAGATTTAGTCCCGCTATTGCTAATAATCGGGTTAGCGCCTTTCATGTCGGTCTTAGTGCCCTGATAGTCGATAAGATCGATTTGACAACGCGATTGTCCTATAGTATTAATGCTGGAACGTATGATATTCCATTCATTAGCTTGCCTCGTCAGTTTTCAGGATTAATATCGCTGGCCGTTCCCATAGGCATTCTAGGCGGCTCTACAATAAATGCTTCCGTCGCTGCTGATGTAGGTGAATTGTTGCCGAGAAGCGTTGGTGCTTACCTGGGAATACGTAAAGTTGGATTTTTAGGCCGGAAACCAGCCAACAAGAAGCTATCTTCCGGAGCAGACAAGCGTTCGGATTTTCAAAAGGCTAACCATCGTTGGTAA
- a CDS encoding serine hydrolase domain-containing protein — translation MRNCADEQVLTPEQQAAVRQEIHADQKAQQIEHIFQQKVREGLNGNVLVAQKGMVLYKHCFGLGHFERGQRDTLVDDSKFQLASLSKTFTAVGTLKLIELGKLKFEDTIQKFYPDFPYHGITIRELLSHRSGLPNYQYAFDDSMKVNFYKKEKPYPSNATIMHWFATVKPTPRAYNIPGRGFSYSNTNYMVLASIIEKVSGKSYEEYIHATIFEPLGMHQTFVATTKNELFNQHKTAGYQWNRRIPKDYYDDVVGDKGIYSTIGDLFRWYRALNGDCVLQKKTLQEAFVPRSFEKKGAKNYGYGFRMMLGDDNQPEFIYHSGWWKGYNTMFWFSPKDEYVIIMLGNKYNKTVYRVKELIDVLRSDSKSTDTAEETEAEI, via the coding sequence TTGCGCAACTGTGCCGACGAGCAGGTTCTCACACCTGAACAACAAGCGGCTGTTCGACAGGAAATCCATGCTGACCAGAAAGCTCAGCAGATTGAACACATCTTTCAGCAGAAAGTACGTGAAGGTCTAAACGGTAACGTTCTGGTAGCACAGAAGGGAATGGTCCTTTACAAGCATTGCTTCGGCTTGGGCCATTTCGAGCGGGGGCAACGGGATACACTAGTCGATGATTCAAAGTTTCAACTGGCATCGCTGTCAAAAACGTTCACGGCTGTCGGTACACTCAAGCTTATCGAGCTGGGTAAGTTGAAATTTGAAGATACTATTCAAAAATTCTATCCTGATTTTCCTTATCACGGTATTACGATTCGCGAATTGCTGAGCCACCGAAGCGGGTTGCCGAACTATCAGTATGCCTTCGATGATAGCATGAAGGTTAATTTCTATAAAAAAGAAAAGCCTTACCCGTCCAATGCAACCATTATGCATTGGTTCGCCACGGTGAAGCCTACTCCCAGAGCCTACAACATTCCTGGTCGTGGTTTTAGCTACAGTAATACCAATTACATGGTGCTGGCGTCAATCATCGAAAAAGTGTCGGGTAAAAGCTACGAAGAGTACATACACGCTACAATTTTCGAACCGCTGGGAATGCATCAGACCTTTGTGGCGACGACAAAAAATGAGTTGTTCAATCAGCATAAAACGGCAGGTTATCAATGGAACCGACGAATACCGAAAGATTACTATGATGATGTCGTCGGTGATAAAGGTATTTACTCAACCATCGGCGATCTATTTCGATGGTATCGAGCGCTCAATGGCGATTGTGTCTTACAGAAAAAGACATTGCAGGAAGCCTTTGTGCCGCGGAGTTTTGAGAAAAAAGGAGCAAAGAATTACGGCTACGGCTTCCGAATGATGCTCGGCGACGATAATCAACCTGAATTTATTTACCATTCAGGCTGGTGGAAAGGGTACAACACCATGTTCTGGTTTAGTCCAAAAGATGAGTACGTCATCATAATGCTAGGCAATAAATACAACAAAACGGTATATCGGGTAAAAGAGCTCATCGATGTTCTCCGAAGTGATTCAAAAAGTACAGACACTGCGGAAGAAACGGAGGCAGAAATATGA
- a CDS encoding alpha/beta hydrolase, with protein MLLTQTAHSQEVIKLWPDGAIPNAIAGAQIEEKSDPGNDGIMRISNVSVPTLTAYLPAKNNATGTAVMICPGGGYSILASGHEGVDIAKWFNEMGITAFVLKYRLPNEAIMTNQQEVPLLDAMQGMTLIRQNATKYNIDPNKIGVMGFSAGGHLASTLATHYHRGPKANEVAKPNFAILMYPVITLGEKAHTGSRDKLLGKLNTSAEMLAYYSNELQVSNQTPPTFLVHSEDDKAVPVENSINYYLACLKNNIPVEMHLYPTGGHGYGLRTAKFGSLNTWPAACKAWLTALTAAKQN; from the coding sequence ATGCTCCTAACGCAAACGGCCCATTCGCAGGAAGTAATAAAGTTATGGCCTGATGGAGCCATTCCCAATGCTATTGCTGGGGCACAGATCGAAGAGAAATCAGATCCTGGGAATGACGGAATCATGCGGATCAGTAACGTATCCGTACCGACGCTTACGGCTTACCTGCCCGCCAAGAACAACGCAACGGGGACTGCTGTGATGATCTGCCCAGGTGGCGGGTATTCGATTCTTGCATCAGGCCACGAAGGCGTTGATATTGCCAAGTGGTTTAATGAGATGGGCATAACGGCTTTTGTACTGAAATATCGGCTGCCCAACGAAGCGATCATGACCAATCAACAGGAGGTGCCGCTTCTGGACGCCATGCAGGGAATGACCCTGATTCGGCAAAACGCAACCAAATACAATATTGATCCAAACAAGATAGGGGTTATGGGCTTCTCTGCGGGGGGGCACCTAGCTTCTACGCTGGCAACGCACTACCACCGTGGCCCTAAAGCGAATGAAGTGGCTAAACCAAACTTCGCGATTTTGATGTACCCCGTGATAACCTTGGGAGAGAAAGCCCATACGGGTTCAAGGGATAAATTATTGGGAAAGCTAAATACATCCGCCGAGATGCTGGCGTACTATTCCAACGAGCTACAAGTCTCCAATCAAACGCCACCGACATTTCTTGTTCACTCGGAGGACGACAAAGCGGTACCCGTTGAAAACAGCATTAACTATTATCTGGCCTGTTTAAAAAATAACATACCTGTCGAGATGCATCTTTATCCAACTGGTGGGCATGGATATGGACTTCGTACGGCAAAATTTGGCTCGTTGAATACTTGGCCCGCGGCCTGTAAAGCGTGGTTGACTGCCTTGACCGCTGCAAAGCAAAATTAG
- a CDS encoding DUF1573 domain-containing protein produces MKKFFSLFVALFVFVAVGYAQKGVLKFAKETHDFGKVEQGKPVTYVFEFKNSGTDPIVINDATASCGCTKPNWTREPVMPGKTGTVSATFNAAAAGPFNKSVTVTSNAEAGQTVLYLKGEVVAQKDAQTAASPAAAPAGKDKKKSR; encoded by the coding sequence ATGAAAAAGTTTTTTTCACTTTTCGTAGCTTTATTTGTGTTTGTCGCAGTAGGCTACGCACAGAAGGGAGTCCTGAAGTTTGCTAAAGAGACTCACGACTTCGGTAAAGTTGAGCAAGGCAAGCCAGTAACGTACGTGTTCGAATTTAAGAACTCGGGTACTGATCCTATTGTCATCAATGATGCTACGGCTTCTTGCGGCTGCACCAAACCAAATTGGACGCGCGAACCAGTAATGCCGGGCAAAACGGGTACGGTATCAGCTACATTCAATGCTGCTGCGGCTGGTCCATTCAATAAATCGGTTACGGTAACAAGCAATGCCGAGGCCGGTCAAACTGTTCTTTACCTGAAAGGTGAAGTCGTTGCTCAAAAAGATGCTCAAACGGCGGCTAGCCCTGCTGCAGCTCCTGCTGGCAAAGACAAAAAGAAATCACGCTAA